From a region of the Calliphora vicina chromosome 4, idCalVici1.1, whole genome shotgun sequence genome:
- the LOC135957375 gene encoding cell division cycle protein 20 homolog has product MSQFNFFNEINSALTMDGEITRGPAPRWQKKLEASTASLNGSINATRSVLSVSYNTSFSGVNPPTKTPGKNAEGKTKKTPTPNKGSKTPGGGDRFIPNRGTTNFELGHYLIKQEQDKSENDEENESNSNNANKMTPAKAERQKLISDSMQVVDGKTTRILSYQNKAPAAPESHINPLKVVYSIKTPISTKSGSRYIPTTSDRILDAPDIINDYYLNLLDWRADNIVTVALGNAVYLWNAVTGNIEQLVEYEEGDHACALAWIQEGQILAIGNNTGAVELWDCSKIKRLRVMDGHSARVGSLAWNSFLVSSGSRDGTIIHHDVRAREHKVANLAGHTQEVCGLKWSTSSKRRNLLI; this is encoded by the exons ATGTCTCAGTTCAATTTCTTTAACGAAATTAATAGTGCACTTACCATGGATGGGGAGATCACTCGTGGACCTGCTCCTCGGTGGCAAAAGAAATTGGAAGCATCCACCGCTAGTTTAAATGGCAGCATAAATGCTACACGTTCCGTACTTTCGGTCTCATATAACACCAGTTTTTCAGGTGTTAATCCACCCACAAAAACACCGGGCAAAAATGCTGAGGGCAAAACAAAGAAGACACCAACACCAAACAAAGGTTCTAAGACGCCAGGCGGAGGTGACAGATTTATACCCAATCGTGGAACTACAAATTTCGAATTAGGTCATTATTTA ATAAAACAAGAACAGGACAAATCGGAAAATGACGAAGAGAATGAAAGCAATTCTAATAATGCCAACAAAATGACGCCAGCTAAGGCTGAAAGGCAAAAATTAATATCAGATTCTATGCAAGTAGTTGATGGTAAAACTACACGAATTCTATCGTATCAAAATAAGGCACCAGCGGCCCCAGAGTCTCATATTAATCCCTTGAAGGTAGTTTATTCCATTAAAACTCCGATATCGACTAAAAGTGGTTCACGTTATATACCCACTACATCCGACCGCATTTTGGATGCTCCGGACATTATTAATGATTATT ATCTAAACCTGTTGGATTGGAGAGCGGACAACATAGTAACAGTAGCTTTGGGAAATGCGGTTTATCTTTGGAATGCTGTTACCGGTAATATTGAACAATTAGTGGAATATGAGGAGGGAGATCACGCTTGTGCTTTAGCCTGGATTCAAGAGGGACAAATTTTAGCCATTGGTAATAATACTGGAGCTGTGGAACTATGGGACTGTTCTAAAATAAAACGCCTACGTGTTATGGATGGCCACTCGGCACGTGTGGGCTCTTTAGCTTGGAATTCATTTTTGGTGTCATCTGGAAGTCGTGATGGCACTATTATACATCACGATGTCAGGGCCCGGGAACATAAAGTAGCTAATCTGGCTGGACATACCCAGGAAGTATGCGGTCTTAAGTGGTCTACTTCTTCTAAAAGAAGAAATTTGCTAATttga
- the LOC135957376 gene encoding uncharacterized protein LOC135957376, with the protein MRLQTDVPLKIRNLQIIITDGSNNYKLQASQYSKLNDLLALREHFNDDSNASQIPLQQFEQNFKLEPTFYYRFLFTTEAQQFLENTQLRVVRIEALIGTEKLSVLLCKSSPFMNKAFRYHSRVRDLDDNIIINPICYITPT; encoded by the exons ATGag ACTACAAACAGATGTTCCCCTAAAAATACGCAATTTACAAATCATTATCACCGATGGCTCCAACAACTACAAACTGCAAGCCTCGCAATATAGTAAACTTAACGATCTGTTGGCGTTGAGGGAACACTTCAATGATGACTCGAATGCCTCACAGATACCACTGCAACAATTTGAGCAGAATTTCAAATTGGAACCCACATTCTACTATCGGTTTCTTTTCACCACCGAGGCCCAACAATTCTTAGAAAATACTCAATTACGTGTGGTGCGCATAGAGGCATTAATTGGCACCGAGAAACTTTCGGTGCTGCTGTGTAAAAGTTCACcctttatgaataaggcctttcgTTATCACAGTCGTGTTCGTGATTTAGATGACAATATCATAATTAATCCAATTTGTTATATTACTCCCACGTAG